One window of the Cryptomeria japonica chromosome 7, Sugi_1.0, whole genome shotgun sequence genome contains the following:
- the LOC131856563 gene encoding uncharacterized protein LOC131856563, giving the protein MDGSSCGNHSHAGIGGVGRDSSGDVQFIFFVYTGLHTNNLTEAQAILLALENASKLGWRIIICESDSQIVVNLLNRWHLDGVSWHFVFIVEQILNLFASLESVTFTHIPREWNGLAGCLAKWASDHIHHWNLVDWS; this is encoded by the coding sequence ATGGATGGCTCTTCTTGTGGAAACCATAGTCATGCTGGAATTGGAGGTGTGGGTCGAGATAGTTCTGGAGATGTTCAGTTTATCTTTTTTGTTTATACGGGTCTTCACACTAATAATTTAACAGAGGCTCAAGCCATTTTATTAGCTTTGGAGAATGCAAGTAAATTGGGGTGGCGCATCATCATATGTGAGTCTGATTCTCAGATTGTGGTCAACTTGTTGAATAGGTGGCATTTAGATGGTGTTAGTTGGCATTTTGTTTTTATTGTTGAACAAATTCTCAACCTATTTGCTTCTCTAGAGTCTGTTACTTTTACTCATATTCCTAGAGAATGGAATGGTCTTGCTggttgtttggccaaatgggcctcTGATCATATTCATCATTGGAACTTAGTGGATTGGAGTTAG